catacatttattaaaaagatttttttttccacagatgCATATCCTACAGTTctgagctcaaagctcccctcttgccctacaaacgggaggaagcccagggctctctcctgggtcagcatgccaaacttgcttataatcaatcatcagctacgGTAAGTGTGAACTCTCGAAATTGACTGTAAACAAAACCATACCgtactttgataatcattggcTGATgatatgattttcctatttagaatttgcgaagaatacttttctgaaattatattattaaggagaatgtctgaatatccgaatataaagccaactttacctctatataaAACCTTACAGTTAGCCACTGTGACAACTTACTGTCCCACATGACTCTCATGTAGTTTACATGCTGAAACAAGAAACAGGCTTGCTGTATTTGTGCTTGTTTACAATCTGCAGCCTTTAAATGCAAGCAAGTTGAAGCATTTGACAAGGGGCAAACAAACATCATCGAAAGACATAAGACTGCCTGCCGCACTGAGGATGCTTAAATGCATTTATATCTACCCAGGGCCCGATTGATCATCAAAGGGCaggcatgatgatgatgatgatgatgatggtgatgatgatgacaaaGCCATTCACGCACGTGCATCATACGATCATGTCTGCTGCAACAAAACAAAGCAGCTCTGCccctgatgatgaagatgataaatCTTAAAGCTCACCTCCTCCGTGTGTTTCCTCAGCGCTTTCTCGCGCTCGTACTGAGTGACGAGCTGCTCGTTGTCCTCCTTCAGCAGCTCGAGCTCCACTTCGTGCTCCTGGTTTTCGGCGAACACCGTGTCCAGGTTCTCCAGCACCGCCACCACCAGCGGCATCAGCTCCTTCACCACGTCCTCGTCGTATTTGCGGATGAGTCTCTCGAACTCGCGGTAGATGGAGTTGGCCAGGCCCGAGATCCGCTCCGACATCACCGCCGATGTCCCCGGGTCGTCCTGGTACACAACTCCGTCATCCAGCTCCATTTTCCCCCTTCTGTCCTAGATTTAGAAAAACCTCCTCCGCTTTATTCCGGACAGACGAGTCTCGGCGTGTTTTCGGAGACGTGTTCCCGTTATGTTCCCCGAAAACACAGCCACGGTGATGCCGAAAAAGAGAGTCCCGGAGTCCCTCCCTGGAACCGGCCGATGTGTTACGTGGAATCTTTTCCCGCGGTCGCCCCACAGCAGCTGAGTTGTTGACCAGACAATCGCGCGGTGACGTCACGCTCGGTACCGTAACACGCTTAAAAATCGTCGTAAAACACAGGACCTCTCATGTTAGCTGTAAATTGCTAATTGAAAAGTAAACTGTAGCATCACAACATGTTTTGTCTTCatttgaattagtttttattCCCCTGGCTGTTTTCCTCTATTTGTAATGTAGTGTTGGCATATTGTGTTCACATGTTtattagcaaaataataataataataataaaataaaaaagctgagatttattcattttcttttctgtttagtacctttattaatctggggtcgccacagcggtgtgaaccgccaacttatccagcaaatgttttacgcagtggatgccctctcagctgcaacccatctctgggaaacatttttacactcatacactacggacaatttggcctacccaattcatctgtactgcatgtctttggacttgtggaggaaacccacgcaaacgcagggagaacatgcaaactccacacataaacgccaactgacccagccgaggcttgaaccagcgaccttcttgctgtgaggcgacagcactacctactgcaccactgcgtcaccccaaaatctgaaatatgtataaaatattacaacaaatgtttttattcttctgataatctttaaaatgacaaagtacaaacACTGTGTGCTATGTCTGTTGATGGTATTTTTTGTGCATAATTTTGTGTAATATCTATAAAAAAACAATCGTAAACATTTACGATACAAGATGAAAATCTCCTgtcccaccacatcccaaaggtgctctattggattgagttctggtgactgtggaggcgatttcagtacagtaaactcattgtcatgttcaagaaaccagtctgagatgattcgtgctttatgacatggagcattatcctgctggaagtagccatcagaagatggatacactgtggtcataaagggatggacatggtcagcaacaactcaggtaggctgtggcgttgacacaatgctcaattggtactaatgggcccaaagtttgccaagaaaatatccccgacaccattacaccaccagcaccagtCTGAAGtattgatataaggcaggatgaatccatgctttcatgttggtgacgccaaattctgaccctaccatttgaatgttgcagcagaaattgagactcatcagaccaggcaatgtttttccaatcttctaattTTGGTGAGCTCTTGTGAATTGCagtgtcagttttctgttcttagcttacaggagtggcaccctgtgtggtcttctgctgctgtagcccatctgcctcaaggtaggacatgttgtgtgtttagagatgctctcctgcatttctcgattgtaacgagtggttgtttgagtgtctgttgcctttctatcagcttgaaccagactaattattctcctctgacatcaacacggcatttgcgcccacagaactgcagctcactgggtATTTTCTTTTTgagaccattctctttaaaccctagagatgattgtgtgtgaaaatcccagtagatcagcagtttctaaattactcagaccagcccatctggcaccaaaaaccatgccatgtacaaagtcacttaaatcacctttcttccccattctgatgctcagtttgaactgcagcagatcctcttgaccatgtctatatgcctaaaggCATTGATTTGCTGCagtgtaattggctgattagaaatttacgttaacgagcagttagacaggtgtacctaataaagtggccggtgagtgtgtgtgtattatatatataacctttagctaatttaacttgttttaaaatttaattgtttttacatttttttgttttgtgattgaTCTCTAAAATAAATAGTTGTAAGTGTTGAAATTGACATTATCTTAATTTTATCCGAATATTGGCATTAGTCAAAATGTTTACTCGTGCCTAAATCACGtgaatttttaaatgaaataatcagTGTGAAATACGTCAATGAATAGCGtattcaaataataattataaaaatgaagatgtaacttttgcatttacaagatttatatctatatttatgaaatttatatttgataattgtaattttaaaccTTCTTCCTTTGAGGACATCTTTTAAACTGCTAGGTTTTACCCTCCTGCCTGCATGAAGTTTAGAAAAATTTAAAGTCAAATCAAAATTAATACTTCATTTTATATGAGTAAATACATCAGAAACAGTTCATTTTACTGTAATATAGTAATTATGCTGAACGACAGACCATAATTTCACTTATATTTTCACTcaagttatttgaaacattcaTTTCTTTTCCATATTTATAATTCATGAAGATTCTAAAACTATAATTACCAAGagataatattaacattattttaaagattagaCTGTTGAACGGTTTCTTTTCATTCATTAGCTTTTCCTTATTTATGTTTCCCAGCATTTTTCATATTTACATGATTTGCCTTTTGAACTTtgcaaaagttttatttatgcaaataATACTCTAAAggtgtttgttttatagtttatGTAAGAAAACTTGAATGTTTATTGTTGTCAACATAAACTAGACAACTGACtacacaaatgtaaaaaaaaaaaaaaactcaaaatagtGTCCCTTAAAATATTTATTGGGAGACATGTAAAAACTAGAAAAATAACTGTAAACCCTACAGGAATGACTCGAGAGGGGATAACATTGGGGATGctgaaattaaaagaaaaattgtagtgcgtaaaaaaaaaaaaaaaaaaattaaatgaaaactacGCTACAAAACTCATGTTCACTTCAAAATGTGCTTTGACAGTTTCCACACCACTAGATTTAATGTTCTTATACCATATATAAATTACTGCATTTTAACAAGCTGATGTCTGCAGGTAATAACCGAATATTTAAACAAccttactataataataataatagcatgttATTAATAAAGGTGGGTCACACAAGGAGAAATGTGCTGGATTGTTCCTCTTATTTACAACTCTTATCACGGGGGCTTTGACACAAGTAGTTCTGTAcagaaactgaaataaaataaggcATTTATGTGATgacaaggactttttttttttaaacaaaatggtATGGAgctagatcagtctcaaaaataatacatttacgcAATAGgattcatacatgcacagcacaattcacacatacaaaatccaatttgtaaatacaaataaatacaacacacaatttgtgaattcacaagtaaaactCATAAATATTTTGGCCAAATAGATTTGTAaattatgaatcatgttttgaattgactaattgtatttgtgtatttatgaatcgtgttttgaatttacaaattggatgtgtatttttgaattatgtcgaattggatttgtatatttctgaattgtttttaatttacgatATGGATTTGTTaaattttgaatcgtgttttaaattagcgaattggatttgtgcatttctgAATCATgtcaaattggatttgtgtatttttgaatcgtgtttagAACTaataaattggattttgtaaatgtgaattgtgctgtgcatgtatcaattcttttttgtaaataaattattttttagacTAATCTGACTGCATAAAGTGGCAGCCAAACCTCTCATTGAAGCTaaggggaaaagaaaaaaaaaagttaaaagaaagaCTGAGATATAATTATTTGAAGTATTGAACATACGCACTTCATTTCCCCCCCGAACCACAAACTTTTTCGACACTCTGGGAACCGATCATGGAAAAATTTACAAATGGCGCATTTAACAGGAGTTAATGTGTACAATACACCGTTCAATATTTCATTACACCTTGCATATAGAAaagatttcttcttttttttctcattttgaaAGCAATAAAAAAAGATGTATTGCAAGATGCTTAAAGACAGAAGAAAAGTTTTCGAAAACGTCCTGGTTTCTGTATGGGGATAGTTGGTGTCCAGGCGGAGAGAAATAAATGTGGCATGTTGTTCTGCGTTCTTTGTCTTGGGCATCTTGCAGTGGCATCATTGGTTTCTGCCCCCTCTATAAGTCTGATTGAGACACAGCTCGCTGTTCTTTGGCACTTTAGGCTGGTAGACTCAGCTTCTTTCCTTTCAGCACTGTGGAACAGATATAgagatgtttaataaaaaaaaaaaaattaattaaaaaaaaaaaagtcaaatcttTCAAACCGAAGCTTAACAagtgtttaaaattaaaataatgtatgtaCTGATGGTATCCTAGTAAATAAagcacactgttaaaaaaaaaagactacatttacattgcaattaaaacaaaatcTTTTAAATCTTTAGTTTCAAATTCTAAATAGAAACgggaaaataaatcaattaaattctTGGTTAATAAcgtcatttttactttgtaaaatgTAGCATGATTTCAGCATCCATCATAGTTTTTACTAtacatcattttaaatataaaaattttaattcatcttgattttagttttaaattttagATGAGTTTTAGTAATTTCAGTTTAAAAGTTTGCAAAAAACGGCAACTTAAATGTttaagagtattttttttttttaatgaacagatttgtgtgtgttgagcatcatttaagacaacgttagcacctgttagctttaattgtgtaagactggataattttgagcttttgtctgctaatttcatcttccaggcttaaaataatttttaggataggatcaaaatcagtgacgtaGCGCTCATCTGCTCGTGGAGTGAGGACGCGTCGTTTTCTCaatattattcatagcggagatttcttatcctatgagaaaaccctgcttcttaattattcatgacagcaTGGGCTTTCCAAgcgcaaggcagacctgccaagctgtgagacttATCTGTTTACAGCTCATCCTAAGACAAATAAGTTTATTCAGTACCCCAGAAGAGGCAAAAGGTCTGTTTAAATATGTCTTTGgttagtttaacatgtatattgcGAAAATTTGCAAAATGTACAtttgaggcaacaaacacatgtaaactatgCAATATATGCATGTAATGCACATTTATGCATCGTGTCATATCACTTTGCTCTTACTGTTATTTTTCTAGAGTGAAACGGTGCCAATAACTTTATAAACTTCTGAGCAAACCAATAATTTTAAGAACGTCTTCATCGGTCACTTTGTGTAACATTGGACTGCTAGTTACCTCAAACTACCTCCCTGTATATTATAAAGGCACTGTCACTATCATATTTACAAGCTTTTtagcactatatactgttttgcatCTGGTTTGCATTTCTTGCCACCTAGAGtctgaaagtaatgcaatttaaTTTGGGTTCTCTGTATGACCTTTACATGTGgatgaattgacaataaagctgactttgataAACTCATCTTTTTAGACAGAGGTTTATTTTAATTCCTGCTTTTGTTGTCATACACATTAAATCCACAAAATACTATTCTAAATACATCTGTCGACACATTTTGGGTCAGATATAACTAGAATTTAGCCAACATTTCATAGAAAACAGACATTTTTTTGCATTCTAATGCACCTTTAACGATTTATTTTAGTGCAACACCCTAATTGTATGCCTCTTAAATCACTTTTAATAAATAACTAAGGAATTGAATAATAATccatctaaaaataataattataaaatgtatatacattattTAAGTCCAGATTTAACAGTTACATATGTATTATGAAAGTAAACGGAATCAGTTTTCATATCATCCTCATTTTCAGATTAAGATCACCCCTAAAGAAAATGTATTTCACAGCCTTTCTAAGATGCAAGTGTATTTTATGTACCTTTTGTGACGTAAAGGTAGAAGAAGTCACAATAGAGAATCGTCTGGACGACTCCAGCCACGATGGCAATCATGTCAAAGAAGCCCTCAAAGTAGAACCTCCAGATCCAGTTGAAGAGGTAGAGGGCGCGATAAACCCCCAGGCAGAACAGATAGTGGGTTGTGATGGTCTCGGCCTCGCCGGTCTTACTGATCATGAAGAGCTGAGGCAGGATGGCCACCGACTCCAGGTAGATGGAGAAAGTCCACAGAATCTGCCGTGAGAATCAGAAAATTATGCATTGACTTCAGGCCAAGGTGGTTCTTTTTTGTGtactaatattttgtttttgttaccgCATTATTGCGATATAAAGAAATAATCCAAAAAGGTGAATaacctgcaacattttacattaGCTAACACCACCATAagcttattttaatgttattgtttttcatatttattatttgaatgtTTACCATTGGCAAATTTTGGACAAATCTATCATAAATCATTTAGCTTGGAATAATGTGcacaaaataatgaatattatttcaataaaccTTTCACTTAAACACCCcttttcacagcaatatttttagAAGGAAAAACATGAACAATAGGTGTATAgctatctttttttattatttcatttaatgcCTTATTTATAATGCTATAACGTATCATGAATCTTGAGGTTCAGATcgcattgttttttttgttttttttttttttagtcatggatcaggaatttttttggatcagccaaaaaggaaGACCaccaattttcttttctttctatgtattacaaaaacagcactgcaagaagatgttcagtactgtgaaaaattcactgttactactactcCTGCTGACAatgctaaatctaaaaaaataatttgtacaacccatatttatttttagtctcatttccAATAAATGATTctgttattcactcataaaacttatagatggatcatttttgaagaattatttttGACGGCTGGTTGTTGCCATACATTGGGTACATAATGTCATTTCTGCATACAACTTTGATTTGAGTGTC
This portion of the Danio rerio strain Tuebingen ecotype United States chromosome 3, GRCz12tu, whole genome shotgun sequence genome encodes:
- the kdelr2a gene encoding ER lumen protein-retaining receptor 2 isoform X1, with the protein product MKVIYIGCAYATVYLIYAKFRATYDGNHDTFRAEFLVVPVGGLAFLVNHDFSPLEILWTFSIYLESVAILPQLFMISKTGEAETITTHYLFCLGVYRALYLFNWIWRFYFEGFFDMIAIVAGVVQTILYCDFFYLYVTKVLKGKKLSLPA